TGGCGTACGCGCGCGGGCGGCTGGGGGCGGCGCTGGCGCGGATGGGGTGGCGGGGCTGAACTCGGCCCTGGCATCAACTGTCCGGCTCGATTTGGACAGCGTGCTGGACAGTTAATTAGACAGATCCTTGGCAGCGTTGCGTCTCGCAAATGAGACACTCCGGCCTACACTGTCTTGACATCTCTATCTAGACACTTAAACATAGTCCAAGACTGTTCAAGCAGAGACCCTCCCGTGCTCACCAGCAAGGAAGTTCTGGAGCGGACCGGCATCTCCCGGGCCACCCTGAACAACTACATCGCCACCGGCCTGATCCCCAGGCCGGACGTGCAGCCGCCCGGCCCCGAGCATGGGGCGGCGCCGCGCATCGGCTACTTCCCGGATGGCACGGCGGAGCGCATCGCGGAGATCCAGCGCCTCAAGCGCGAAGGCTGGACGATCGCCCGCATCGCCGCCCATTTCGGTGGCACGCCAGCGCACCTCGGCGCGGCGAGCGGGATCGGCGGCCTGCCCCGATCCGACGCACCCGAACCCGCGGCAAGGCCCGATCTCCTGCCGGCCACCGCCGTGCCGCAGGTCGGCGCCGCCGCAACCGAACGGCCCGACGGCGACCCCGCCGCAAGCACCCAGCCGCACCGCACCACGCCCACTCCCGGACATCCGCCCCTCGCCCTGGCCACCCCGCCCCTGCCCTCGCGCCAGTCTCCCGCCCCGATCCTCACGCCCGTCGTCGTCCTGGTCAGCACCCTGCAGGACGCCGGCGACCTGTGGCTGCAACTGCCGGCCGGCGAGTACTTCGAGCTGGTCAACGAGATCTGGACCGAGCTCGATCGCATCTTCGTGCGCCACGGCGGCCGCCACGGCAGGCACCCGGGCGAAGGCATGGTCTGCCACTTCCTGCCGCAGCCGCCGGCCAGCTACCTGTGGAACGCACTGGCCGCCGCGCACCAGGCGCGCCAGGCGATGCGCCAGGTCAGCAGCCGCTGGCAGGCGCGCAAGGGCTGGGACCGGGAGTTGTGCATGAACACCGGCATAGACGAGGGCCAGGAGTGGCTGGGCCCCCTGCGCCTGTCCGAGCCGCTGGAGCTGACCGTGGTGGGCGGCGCCGCCGACCATGCGGCGCAGCTCTCGCGCAGCGCCCGGGGCGGCGCGATCTGGATCACCCGCAACCTGGCCGGCAAGCTGGCGCCGCAGGAGCGCTCGCGCATCGATTTCGGCGTGCCGGGCCACGCGGCCGGCCCCGAGCCGCGCCGCCTGCTGGCCAGCTTCGCGCGGCTGGAGGAACTGGCCGCCCTGCAACCCCACCCTGCCGCCGTCCCGCCGGCGCTGGCCTTGCTCGCCGTCACCGAACTGCTGGACCTGCGCGACGGGCCGGCAACCCCACCTGGATCACCCCGCGAGGGCGCCGTCTGAGCGCCCCAGAGGAGCAACCATGCGCTGGTACAAGCCCAATCTCCGCAACAGCCTGCACGCGATCTTCAGCGCCAGCCTGGGCGCACGGCGCGAGGAGGACGACCCCGTCACCCTCGTGACCATCGAAGACATCCGCGAAGGCATGCTGGAGCTGCTGCAGGCAGAGACGTCCGAACGCGCCACCACCGTGCGGCGGCGCATCCGCTACGCCGTCAGCGTCGAGTCGCTGTGGTTTCTGCGCGGCGAGCTGATGGCCGTGCTGTCGCGAAGCCGGGGCGAATCCGCGGCGCTGGAGCAGATCGCGGCGATCAGCGACATGTTCGATGGGCTGCTGCCGGAGGGGTTGCGGTCGCGGCCGAGTCCGCTCGGGCGCGGCTAGGTTCAAGGGCACCAACAAAAAAAAGCCCGGCAGGGGCAAGCCCCTCGCTTAACTTACAGGGGCCGAAGAATGTCTTTTCCAGGGCCCAATCCAGAGCGCCGCTCGGCCGACTCGAGCCCCTCCCGCTTCGGCCCGGGGGCTTCGCTTTGGGCGACGGTGTTATGCAGCAGACGACCCAAGAGGGAGTCTGAGTCCTGAAACCTCCGGTGGGGGGGAAAGGCTCTTAGGTTCCCAAGGAGCTCTGGCTGCCTGGAGCTCGGTAGAATGGAGGGGTCGAAAAAGACAGGCCGGTATGGTTAGTCCGGCCATTCTCCCCGGGAGAATTCTGCGCCGGCTTGCCGGACCCGCGACCTTCACCTGAAGTGGCAACACTTAGGAGGCGGGTCGTGCTGTCGAGTGCTATACGGCTCCATCAGGTGATGTGGAAATCACACCTTCACTTTTATGGAGTACGTCATGAAGCCACGAATCACCGTCATTACCCTCGGCGTCCAAGACCTGGAGCGAGCAGTCGCTTTTTATCGCGATGGGCTCGGGCTGCCTACCAGCGGAATCGTCGGGCAGGAGTTCGAGAACGGGGCGGTGGCATTTTTCGACCTGGAAGGCGGGCTCAAACTCGCGGTGTGGCCTCGGGTGAGCATGGCCGCTGATACGGGCATCCCGCTGGGAGCAGGAGGTCCGCTCGAATTCACCCTCGGTCACAACGTTCACTCGAAGAGCGAAGTGGACGCCGTGTTGCAGCGAGCCACGAGAGCAGGCGCCACCTTGGTGAAGGCCGCGGGAGAAACCTTCTATGGGGGCTACGCTGGCTACTTCATGGACCCTGATGGACACCTTTGGGAGGTGGTCTACAACCCCGAGATGCTGCCGCCCAATTAGGGTTACGCCTAGAGTCGGTCGCCTCCTCCGGAATCCGAGGCGTCGGAGTTGCCGGCGGCGACGCGATTGGAAATACCAAGAAAACTGCCCCGTAAGTCGTTGAACTTACGGGGCAGCGTGCCGAATCAGGCCCTGCTTTTCAACAGTTTAAGCGAGGGGCTTGCGGCAGAGGCCGGGCTTTTTTTCGCAAGTCGAAACCGAACGATCAGCTCGCGCCGGTGGGGGTCTTCACCGAGACGGTGCCCACGGTCTGGCCACCGATCTGGATCGAGCCACTGCTGGTGATCACCACCGAAATCGAGACCGGCGTGGACGTGGAGCCGCCGATCGTGATGGTGGACTGCACGGTCGTGGAGCTGCCGTTGGCGGGCTGGTTGGCCGTGTCCAGGTCGATCGCAAACGGCAGCGCAGGCGCCGGCCCGGTGGGCACGGGGGTGCCGCCCGCGTCGGTGACGTCGAAGATGATGCTGCTGAAGGTCACGGTGCCGGTAATGGTGTTGTTGTTGCCGTCCTTCAGCGTGAAGCCGTTGCCGGCCGTGAACGTCAGCGTCACCGGGCCCGGCAGGGGCACGCCACTGAGCGTGAGGCCATTGGGGAGGGTGATGGTCTGGCCGACGAGCGCCTGGGCCACCAGGGGACCGGTCGTTGCACTCAGTGTGATGGCGCCGATATCGACCGCCACCGGCGTCGCCGGAGCGCCGCCACCACCACCACCGCCGCACGCCACGAGCACCGCCACCAGGCAGGCGCCAGCAGCCAACTTCCAAGAACGCTTCATGTTCCTCATCCCCATTTGATCGATCCAGCTGTAGAGCTTACCGTTATTCGTATCAGAACGTAAATAGGGGTGAGCGCGGCACGGGGGCAAGACGGCCGAAATGTGACTCATCGGTAACAATCACGGCCTTCGCCATGCGCGTACCGAAAAGAAGTCAGCTCACTGCGATCGCGCTTGGCCTGGTGGCCCTGCGCGCGGCTGCCGCCGTGGACACCACGATGACGCCGG
The sequence above is a segment of the Ramlibacter tataouinensis genome. Coding sequences within it:
- a CDS encoding MerR family transcriptional regulator; translated protein: MLTSKEVLERTGISRATLNNYIATGLIPRPDVQPPGPEHGAAPRIGYFPDGTAERIAEIQRLKREGWTIARIAAHFGGTPAHLGAASGIGGLPRSDAPEPAARPDLLPATAVPQVGAAATERPDGDPAASTQPHRTTPTPGHPPLALATPPLPSRQSPAPILTPVVVLVSTLQDAGDLWLQLPAGEYFELVNEIWTELDRIFVRHGGRHGRHPGEGMVCHFLPQPPASYLWNALAAAHQARQAMRQVSSRWQARKGWDRELCMNTGIDEGQEWLGPLRLSEPLELTVVGGAADHAAQLSRSARGGAIWITRNLAGKLAPQERSRIDFGVPGHAAGPEPRRLLASFARLEELAALQPHPAAVPPALALLAVTELLDLRDGPATPPGSPREGAV
- a CDS encoding VOC family protein, which produces MKPRITVITLGVQDLERAVAFYRDGLGLPTSGIVGQEFENGAVAFFDLEGGLKLAVWPRVSMAADTGIPLGAGGPLEFTLGHNVHSKSEVDAVLQRATRAGATLVKAAGETFYGGYAGYFMDPDGHLWEVVYNPEMLPPN